In Pongo abelii isolate AG06213 chromosome X, NHGRI_mPonAbe1-v2.0_pri, whole genome shotgun sequence, one DNA window encodes the following:
- the LOC100455887 gene encoding melanoma-associated antigen C2 — protein MPPVPGVPFRNADNNSPTSVELEDWLDAQDPTDEEEEETSSISSSTFYLVFSPSSFSPSSSLILGGPEEEEVPSGLIPSLAESIPSSPPQSPPQGPPQGPSQSPLSSGCSSFSWSSFSEESSSQKGEDTSTCQGLPDSESSFTYALDEKVAELVEFLLLRYEAEEPVTEAEMLMIVIKYKDYFPVILKRAREFMELLFGLALIEVGPDHFCVFANTVGLTDEGSDDEGRPENSLLIIILSVIFIKGNCASEEVIWEVLNAVGVYAGREHFVYGEPRELLTKVWVQGHYLEYREVPHSSPPYYEFLWGPRAHSESIKRKVLEFLAKLNNTVPSSFPSWYKDALKDVEERVQAIIDTADDATVMASESLSVMSSNVSFSE, from the coding sequence ATGCCTCCCGTTCCAGGCGTTCCATTCCGCAACGCTGACAACAACTCCCCGACCTCAGTTGAGTTAGAAGACTGGTTAGATGCACAGGATCCCacagatgaggaagaggaggaaacctCCTCCATTTCCTCTTCCACTTTCTACTTAgtattttctccctcttctttctccccGTCCTCTTCTCTGATTCTTGGTGGtcctgaggaggaggaggtgccCTCTGGTTTGATACCAAGTCTTGCCGAGAGCATTCCCAGTAGTCCTCCACAGAGTCCTCCACAGGGTCCTCCACAGGGTCCTTCCCAGAGTCCTCTGAGCTCCGGCtgctcttctttttcatggagctcGTTCAGTGAAGAGTCCAGCAGCCAGAAAGGGGAGGATACAAGCACCTGTCAGGGCCTGCCAGACAGTGAGTCCTCTTTCACATATGCACTAGATGAAAAGGTGGCAGAGTTAGTGGAATTCCTGCTCCTCAGATACGAAGCAGAGGAGCCTGTAACAGAGGCAGAGATGCTGATGATTGTCATCAAGTACAAAGATTACTTTCCTGTGATACTCAAGAGAGCCCGTGAGTTCATGGAGCTTCTTTTTGGCCTTGCCCTGATAGAAGTGGGCCCTGACCACTTCTGTGTGTTTGCAAACACAGTAGGCCTCACCGATGAGGGTAGTGATGATGAGGGCAGGCCCGAGAACAGCCTCCTGATTATTATTCTGAGTGTGATCTTCATAAAGGGCAACTGTGCCTCTGAGGAGGTCATCTGGGAAGTGCTGAATGCAGTAGGGGTATATGCTGGGAGGGAGCACTTCGTCTATGGGGAGCCTAGGGAGCTCCTCACTAAAGTTTGGGTGCAGGGACATTACCTGGAGTATCGGGAGGTACCCCACAGTTCTCCTCCATATTATGAATTCCTGTGGGGTCCAAGAGCCCATTCAGAAAGCATCAAGAGGAAAGTACTAGAGTTTTTAGCCAAGCTGAACAACACTGTCCCTAGTTCCTTTCCATCCTGGTACAAGGATGCTTTGAAAGATGTGGAAGAGAGAGTCCAGGCCATAATTGATACCGCAGATGATGCCACTGTCATGGCCAGTGAAAGCCTCAGTGTCATGTCCAGCAACGTCTCCTTTTCTGAGTGA